Genomic segment of Lepidochelys kempii isolate rLepKem1 chromosome 23, rLepKem1.hap2, whole genome shotgun sequence:
ATCTAGATGCCTCGAAAGatctgcaaccttcgcaccaggcaggcaagtcaccatatggttctcccggtcatcacaaacccagctatctatgtttctaatgatagaatctcccattactaaaacctgccttttcctaatgactgaagttccctcccccggagaggtaacctcagtatGAGAGGATACCCCAATAtgatctggaaggagggtcccaactatgggaaggtttccctctcttcccattgactgctctccttctctgggcctttcatcctccttaacagtgcaggggctgtctgactggaggtgggacaaatctatagtgtcctggaaagcctcatcaacatacctctctgcctcccttagctcctcaagttccaccatcctggcctccaaagcccgtacatggcatctgagggccaggagctccttgcactgaaagcacacatacaccacctgcccacagggcaggtaatcataaaTGCTACACTaagtgcaataaacaggatagcccccactccattgctggacttctgcctgcattttctcctaaagttacctaggttaatgatagggtttttgtttaaatcaagaagttttgattatagtttagtgtaaaggttttaaagaatggcaagtgtaccttgcccccttcccactccccttcaAAATTCCTTCTCAAAACTCCGTTAGCTGCCCTTGTTCGCTCTGGGCCACAAGAGGGCACCTCAACCCAATCCATTAGGACAGGAGCAGCTAAGCAtagagctggaggggtggggagggcacgACACCTCCTgggacaggccctgccctgggtcccagcactCCTTGCCAAGCAGGATGccccctggggcagggcctggggtgcttGGTCCCTGTGCAGTGACCTACCTTCTCATCCCGCACATCGTCTGAGTTGGTGGAGGCTGGTTTCTCCATGGCCACCAGGCAAAGCATCTGCAGCAGGTGGTTCTGCATCACATCGctgccaggagggggaggagtcagCGCGGGAATCACTGCCCCAACACGATCCTCGTCCAGTCCCCCAGCACAATCCCATCTCCTCCATCTACCCCCAGTGCCCTGGGTTCTTCCCtcccagcagggggaggggtcagtgcGGGAATCCCCATCCCAGCACggcccccatccagccccccaggATGATCCCACCTCTCTTCCATCCACCCCCCACTGCccgagatcagtggttctcaaccaagggtatgTGTGCCCCAGGGgctactcagaggtcttccagggggttcATCAgtacatctagatatttgcctagtttcacaacaggctacatgaaaagcactcgCGActtcagtacaaactaaaatttcatatggacgaggacttgtttatacagctctgtatactatccactgaaatgtaagtacaatatttatattccaatggatgtattttataattctatggtaacaATGAGAACATCAGCAATTTCCCAGTAATCCTGTGCTGTGCCACGTTTGTAGTTTTATGTCGGACTTTGCAAACAAATGGTTTTTAaatgaggtaaaacttggggtaaatgagacaaatcagactcctgaaagtcatctggaaagattgagagcctcTGCCCTggatccctccctcccagcaggaggagggggtcAGTGCCAGCCGGTCTGGGATTCCCCTTGCTCTCCCTATCTGGTACCGTCTTTACCCACCCCTCCAGCGGCCAAGCCAGCACGGCTCTGCCTGCCGCCTCCATGCCAAGAACAGGGCCCCCTGCCCCGCTCACCGGATGATCCCAAACTCATCGAAGTAGCCGCCCCGCCCCTCTGTGCCGAATGGCTCCTTGAAGGTCAGGATGACGCAGGCCACATTGTCCCGGTTCCACACAGGGCCGAAGATCCGGTTCCCGAACCTGCCAGGGAGACACAGAGCCTGTCTGAGGGGGGAGCTACCATACTGGCGGGCTTTGGGGGGGTCTCACCCTGACAGACAGTGAGGGGCCCTTAATGCTCCCCTGCCACCCGCCCGGTTCTTCCCTTGGGAAAGGGCCCAGCCACGCtttccccctggctctgccccatctcccagccagccccacctcagCACCATGAGGTTCTGCACCATCTCCTTGCCCAGGTAGTGGTCAATGCGGTAGATCTGGTCCTCCCGGAAGAGCGATGCAATGTGATTGGACAGTTTGTTGGAGCTCTCCAGGTCCTTCCCGAATGGCTTCTCCACGATGATGCGGTTCcagcccctggggggaggggagagcagaggGTGTCAAATGTGGCTGCAACTAGAGGGGAACctcggagccctcaccccatggGGTTCTCACACATCCCAGGCCTGTGCCCTAACCCCTTCCCCTAAGCGCTCATGCTtagaccctgccccacccctgtctCTCACCCGTGGCCCATGCAGCACTCCTTGATGTTGCGGGTGACGTGCTCGTAGACGCTAGGGGGCAGTGCGAGGTAGAAGAGCCGGTTGGCCTTGTCCCCATTGTGCAGTGCGTCCAGGTGGGCGTTCAGCCGCCggaaggaggtgctgtcatcgtAAGTCCCCGACATGTAGCTGTTCCGGGCGAAGAACTCCTCCAGCTTCTCCTGCTCATCCGGCTCCACCTGCGGGGAGGGGACGCGGCTGCGATCAGCTGAGGGACACAGCCTTCCCAGTCAGCTAAGGTACCGAGGGACACCTAGCCACCTAATCCCAGGGATAAAAGCCCTGCCCCCCCGCTATTTAGGGGAGCTGTACCCCAGACGCACACACCCCAAGGCTAAGGACCCCAGGCCCTCCCCTGCTCTGGAGAGGGGCTAGTGGGTGGGGTGAGAGGGCCACACCTTGAAGTAGGGCTGGCTCTGCTTGCGGATGTCGGCCACGGTGATCTTGGAACGAGCGTAGCCCATCACGTAGGTATCATCGGGCAGAAGACCATCCCGGAAGAGCCACCTGGAAGAGAGTTCAGCTGGGTCACTCGATGCCAGACCACCAAGGCACCGGGTCACCACCACACAACCCCGGCCTAGTGAGGGTGGCAGAGGGCAAAAAGAGGGACTTACCAGATGGTCGGGTAGATCTTCTTCTTGGCCAAGTCACCCTGGAACAGACAAAGGGGATGTCACAGTAGCAAACAGGCAGGGAAaggccccatgccccattcccACCTCCCTGCCCTGATGGGAGCTGGCACCCCCTAGATGGGAAAGGCCttgtgccccattccctgccctcccGAGCCAGCcaatccctgccctgcagccatatcagagccagcaccccctacaggggaaaggcccagtgccccattccctgctcccctgagccagccagtcctcaccttggggctggatcagagccagagcCCCCTAGAGGGTAAATTCCGCAACCCTCTCTGCATGACACAGTGCCCCCAGGTCTACCCATAATCTCACACGTCCTTTCTTTGCAGCTTTGGGCCTTTACCCAGGGTGGGGTGTGGCTCTGCGGGAGGGCGGAGCAAAACCAAGCTGCCACAGCGCTGCAGGCAGGTGAACTCGCGGGCTCTGTGCCAGGCCCCACTTGCAAACCCCACAGCCTTAGCACGGGTGCTGTTtgttctggggcgggggggtgggcgggggagatCACGCTGATTGGGTTGCAAGCAACAGGGATTTGCTGAGTCATGGAGGCTCAGCACCCAAAAGAAAGGCGGTTCTTGGTGCAAGGGGCAGTGGTTGACAGGGCAACTCCCCAGCCTGAGCCACACAGACCATGCCATCTGACCTCCTGCTGACCATGAACTCTGTGCACGCAGGCTGACAACACAGGCTCATTGTCTGCGGCAGCCAGTGGAAGCAAACACCAGCCCCCTGTCTGCACTGGGCAGGGACGTCCCCCAGATGGGGCCACATGTTGTGCGTGGGCATGGATCCCTGTCCGTCTGTCCCACCCTGGGGATTTGGGGGCTCTGTAGAGCCAGGCTGTCCCCTTGGGATGCTGCTCTGGGGAGGGTCAgacacagggggcagggaggtgggtgCAGGTGCAGCAGGAGCTCTGGGGAGGGTCAGacatgggggtgggaggcagggaggtgGGTGtggacacagcaagacctatggGGTGGGTAAGACATAGGGTGGGGGACGACGACAGGGAGGTGGGTGTGGATGTGGATGCAGCAGGAGCTCTGGGGAGGGTCAGACATGGGCGGCAGGGAGGTGGGTGCGGACACAGCAGGACCTCTGTGGCAAGTTAGacacagggggtggggcagggaggatcAGTCGATTGATTCCCCAAAGATCTAGCTCAGAGGGCTTCTCTGCCGGCTGCAAAGGGTCaccaccccccatcccaccctcttGCCCCGTTCAGAACCTGCAGCAGCTTAGCTGCCTCCTATTCAGCTAGGCCCAGCCTGGTGGAGGTGTTATGTAAGTTTGCTCTGAGAGTCGCGGTGGGGGTGTGGCTCCCAGTCTGACCTAGTCCATGTTGGCTCCACCCACCAGCCCATTTCAATGCAAACTAGTTCAGGGAGATGGGGACAAAACAAAGCAGTGAGTCACAGCCTTCCTCCCCTGCATGACACAGCAGGGGCAGTGCCCCAGGCGGAAGGTGTCTGGGCTTGTAGCAAGTCAGcgtacatacacacaaacacacccacagaGCAGGGATGTCAGTCCGAGGCCAGGACATGGCTGAGCAGGGCCCTGGTCAGCTAGGGAAAAATATGCCAGTGAGAGCCAGGTGTCCGGCCCAGCCGAACCAGCACGtccacagctcccctccccaccacacgaCAGCAAGGACATTCATGTTTGCCACCCGCCCTGCCCAGGAGCCAGACACTACCTTTTGCTCATTCCGTGTCCCAGATTCTGCTCCGCCAGAACCTGGCTCAGGTCCCCCCCAGAAAGCCCTGGGGAAAATGAACAGCTCCCCCAGAACCTGGCCCATTTCCCCTCACAAAGCCCTGGGGAAATTAACAGGAAGCCAAGGAAGCTCCTTATCTATCACAAACAATAAGCCagctttctccttcctccctctgctggggaggggcaggtgccAGGGATTCAGCCTGGGCCATCCCTGCCTGACCCACAGAGACCCCAAGCGATGGCAGGGGCAGCTCCCCACCACAGCTGACCCAGGCCTGGCTCATAGTGTGGGGATGCCTAGCTTCTGCCCGTGATTCCCTGATGTGAGAGAGGCTATGGAAGGCATCGGCTCCACTAGCTTGGGGTTAACCCACTTCACATGAAGCTGGAGGAATGCCTGTCTAGAAAGGGAGCTGGGCTCCTGAGTTCAAttgccctgtgtgaccttggactaGTCACCGAatcgctccatgcctcagtttccccactacaGCGTAGGGACTGAGTGTCCATGCAGTGCCTAGTGTAACAGGGGCTCTGCTCCCActcggggtggggtggtgggagtGCATGTGTTGTCCGCCCCAGCCCCAATCTCTGCAAAGAGAGGTGTGCTTTACACACCTAGGAACAAGGAACCCACTGCATGGGGGCGGTCTCTGGAAAGCCATGAATCTGAGAAGGACCTACGGGCCTTAGTGAACAACCTGAGCTCCCAGGGCCACACTGTGGCCAAAGGGATTCGTGGGATCCTGGGGTGTAGCAACAGGGCAGCCGTGAGCAGAAGCAGGGAGTGGATTTTACCACCAGACACGGCCTTgggatattgtgtccagttctggtggccaCATTTTAAAACGGCTATGGAAAAACTAAAGAGGGCagagaaaagaaccagaaaaatTATTCAAGGGCTGCAGAAAAATGCAAGAGCCTTAAACGGCTCCCTCTGTTTCAAAGGGAAGACTGATTCCAGCGCTGTGGAGAAAGGCAGCCCCAGCACTGGGAAagggaagctgaagccagagaaattcagtcCAGCAATACAGCACCTGTGGGGGTGATTAGCCATCGGAACCAACTCCCAAGGGAAATGAGGACTTCTCTGTCTCTGCTGCCTCCGAGTCCAGCCAGGCTGCCTTGATGGAAGATGCTGGAACCTCACACAAGGTACTGGCTAACCAGGGACCGAAGtaggtgagattctctggcctgggaCACACAcgtgttggactagatgtcccACACTGCTGCAAGCTAAGGTTTACTTCCATGAAGATAGCAAGGGTGAGCAGTGTAGCATTGACCATACCAAGCTACGTAGAGGTAAGAGCTACCTGGGGCTCATCTGCGCCAGGACTTATAGCGATAGCCACCTCCATGTGACCATACACTTCTTGCTGCACAAGGACACCCACCACCGGCACTGGGGCTAGAGCAgccttgctctcctctgggcacAGTGACTCAGCAGTGCCTGGCACTTCCCCTTTTGCTAACACCATGGATCCTGCAGCATGAGTGTCACCATGACGGCCTCTCTGAGAGCAGAGGGAACCGGACTTTGAGGTAGAAAATGGTTAAACTGAAGGCCCTGGGGAGGGAACTGGGACAGTTTGGGGGGCACTGAGGTGAGTATGGGGTGGTTTCAGGGGCCTAAAGCAtgcctgtggggtggggcagttTTGGGGGCATCTGGGGGTGTCAGGGCAAATTTGGGGCGGTGGGTGAATTTGAGGGCACCGGGACAATCTCAGTCACACACATTTGCTTGCTGAAATCATGCTACTGTTCACAGGATCAAGATAACGGCGGCTTGGCCAAGCCAGGGCCTGCCCCCCGCACTGTCTCATCACCACAGCCAGCATCAGCAGTGCACCCAGGCCTCGGGTTTCCCCATGGTGGGGCACACAGCTAAACCTGATCTGTGCCTACAGGGATTAActccccacccgcacccccaTCCCACAAGCTGCTGCTGCGGGAGCCAGGTTACACAATGAGCTGCAATCACTGCCTGTGTTACACAACATGGTTCAGGAAGTTGAGTCACTCTGTACCTAGTGCCGGGCAGCCTGGCTGCAGCCATCAACATTATTTATCTCAATTGGTACAATCCCTGCCCTCTGCTTCGAGCCCAGTGCAGAAGTACCTGAGTAGCCCCAAGGGAGGCTCGAGACCAGGGACAATCCTGCGGCCACTTGGTGCTTCAGGGCTGCTGTCTCTCCAGGAGAAGATCAATCTTGTCAGCCCCCAGAGCCATGGGCCAGAGGGATTTCAGGGTCCCAGCCCATGGAAACACAGAGCCCTTTGAGGGGGATCTGGGTCCATCCCTGGGGCCCGCTGCCCAGATCCATCCCCTCCCTCAGCGCTCCACAGAGAGCTACAGGGAGCTCCTTGTGACCCCTCAGCGCTGCCTGTGCAGACTCTGGTACAGGGTGATCTGGGTTAAGGCTGGAGGCACTGCAAGGGCCAGGTGACTCAGGAGAAGACGCCGGCATGGGGCACCTGCCTCAATGGCTCCAGGGTGGGCTGTGGGTACTCACCGAGGCCCCCATGATGATGAAGATGTGGGTGTCGGACTGGAGGAAGTCCTTGCCCTGGCACAGCTCCTCGCGCATCATCCCACACACCTGCGAGCGGCTCAGCTCCCGCTGAAGAGTCATGGTGCTTGAATTGCTGCTCCCTAAGAGCAAGAGAGAAGCCAGGCTGGTTTGTGTGAGCTGGACTCCCCGCCCCGGGAGGGCTGGCCGGCCCAGTTTGTGGCTCCTCCACCAGCACCCTGGGGAGCAGGGCAACAGGTCTCTGCTTGTCCAACAGGACGGGCAGATACTGAGCTGCCGGGCAGAGAAGCCCCATGGCGGAGGTGAAATGAGGCCTGGTGGGGATGTGAAGAGAAGTCCCAGGATAGGAGtgaggggaggggtcactgtTGGGTCCTGCCCCAAGTACAGCCCCAGACACCAGAACCACTGCTCCCCAGTGACACCTAGCTCCAGCCACCCCAGCGAACCACACCCACTTGCTCCTCATCCCCCAGCACCCTCCTACCCTCCCAGTGCCCTCACTCCCGCCCAgtgtccccctgctccccccattcCTACCCCTAGTGCCCTCTAACTCCTGGTCCCCTCCCACTACTCCATGCCCCGTTTGCTCCTgtcctccccagagccccccacccccattgccccTCTGCTCCCACATCCCCCAGCGCCCCACCTCCCGCACATGCCTCCCGcttcccacagcaccccctgctcccacatggcccccgcctcccccagcgcccccccacgTCTCCCGCTTCCCCAgcgcccccccgctccccccacgTCTCCCGCTTCCCCAgcgccccccgcctcccccagcgcccccccgctCCCACATGCCCCCCCACGTCTCCCGCTTCCCCAgcgcccccccgcctcccccagcgcccccccgcctcccccagcgcccccccgctCCCACatgccccccgcctcccccagcgcccccccacgTCTCCCGCTTCCCCAGCGCCCCCCCGCTCCCACCGCCCCCCCACGTCTCCCGCTTCCCCAgcgcccccccgcctcccccagcgcccccccgctCCCACatgccccccgcctcccccagcgcccccccacgTCTCCCGCTTCCCCAGCGCCCCCCCGCTCCCACCGcctcccccagcgcccccccgctCCCACATGCCCCCCGCTTCCCCAGCGCCCCCCGCTCCCacatgccccccacctcccccagggcCCCCCGCCCCGGGCGCTCCCTACCGCTCCCCAGGTCTCGCTCCCGCTCTGCCGCCGGTCCAACGCTCGCCCGGCTCCCCATcgcggccccgccccctggccgCCCGGCCAATCGGCGGCCTCACTCCGACCCCGCCATGACACCTAGCGAGGCGGAAGCGGTGCTGCGTCTTCCGGGCCGGTTCCCAACGGGGTCCGCACCCGCCGCCGAGCGTCCCTTCTGCTTCCGGGTCCTGTGGCAGAACTTCCGGGGGGGCAGAGCCGCGATCCCGGAAGTGGGAGCCGGGCGGGGCGAGACGCAGGTACTAGGACTTCTGGCcgagggacccaggcgtccgagCTCCCCCGCGCTGCCGGGTAAGGGACGCAGGTGTCCGAGCTTTCCTCTTCTCCCGCCGGGaatttgaacccaggtgtccgggccCATCTGGCTGGCGCCCCCCGTCTCATCCGCCGCAATCTCTCCCCGCAGGCCGGGACCCGCTCGGCTGGATGAACGGGACCCGGCAGCGCCGGAGCTGCGAGATGGTGCAACCAAGCGCAGGCCCAGGTGGCGACTGCGGAGCCCTGGGCGAGGACTCGTCCCTGGGCAAGGTGGCGGCCTGGCAGCTGCCCCCCGACCTGGCCGGGCACGAGGCCCTGCAGCGCTTCCTGGTCGAGAACCAGGACCTGAAGGGTGAGGAAGAGCCGGGCCCCCTGGAGGCCTCATCTCCggctggggggccggggggcgcTGCGGCTAGTCCCTGCTCCCCACGGCGGGTGGGTCGAGGGCCGGGGGGCGCTGCGGCTAGTCCCTGCTCCCCACGGCGGGTGGGTCGAGGGCCGGGGGGCGCTGCGGCTAGTCCCTGCTCCCCACGGCGGGTGGGTCGAGGGCCGGGGGGCGCTGCGGCTAGTCCCTGCTCCCCACGGCGGGTGGGTCGAGGGCCGGGGGGCGCTGCGGCTAGTCCCTGCTCCCCACGGCGGGTGGGTCGAGGGCCGGGGGGCGCTGCGGCTAGTCCCTGCTCCCCACGGCGGGTGGGTCGAGGGCCGGGGGGCGCTGCGGCTAGTCCCTGCTCCCCACGGCGGGTGGGTCGAGGGCCGGGGGGCGCTGCGGCTAGTCCCTGCTCCCCACGGCGGGTGGGTCGAGGGCCggggggcgctgcgctgtggcTAGTCCCTGCTCCCCGTGGCCCGGTGGGGTGGGTTGAGGGCCAGGGTGCACTGCGCTGTTTCCTGCCAAGAAAGACCCCTGCAGGAGGCTTTTCTTGGGCCCCTTCAGTGGGCAGTGTGGCCCTggagtatttgcagtgacaccaaGGAGCCTTTTCAAACAAGGCCACCTTTtaggaaagatgttgacaaattggagacggtacagagaagagcaacaaaactgatcaaagggctagaaaacatggacctatgagggaagactgaaaaaactgggtttgtttagtgtggagaagagaagactgaggggggacatgagaacagttttcaattacataaaagttgttacaagggggagggagaaaacttgtTCTCCTGAACCTctaaggacaggacaagaagcaatgggcttaggGGTGGGAGAAAACCTGCTATTACTGGGATGTTGCTAGATGTGACCTGACACATCCTACACATTGGGGCTCCCATTGTCTTTCTACATCCTCCATTGCAGTGGGTGGGTTTCAGCCAGTCCTTGAGCGACCTACTCATGCCACCCCAGGCCATACACAGCAATGCtaagcacagagggaaactgaggcacacccgGGCATCATACACATTACCAAACTTCTCCCTTGGTCCCAGAGAGGTCTCCCGGATGGGGGGGGTGGAGAGCTGGATAAGGGgtgtgcccccccccacaaagAGAGGGTAGGAACTCAGCCAGCACCAGGCTAACAATCTCCCTGTCCCTGGGGCAGAGGCCATTCGACAGAGTAACCAGATGCTGCGGCAGCGCTACCAGGAGTTCCTGCGCTTCCAAGCCACACAGCGCGAGGAGAAGGAGTTCCTGATGCTCCGTTTCCGGGAGGCCCGGGATGTGGTGGAGAAGCTGAACACTGAGCGAACCGAGATGAAGTGCCAACTGGAGCAGGCCCTCTGGGAGGTGGAGCAGCTCAAGGGAAGGCAGCAGGTATCAGGAGAGCTTCCTATCCCCCACACCAAGGGGAAAGGGGGTTTGCAGGGGCATTCTGTGCCACCTTTCCCCCCAACACCAAGCCCAAGAGGGGGTCTCACCTGGGCACTGATCTCTCTGCGGTTCCCCTGGCCCAGTTCCTTTCTGCAGCAGGGCCATGGGGAGTCAGGAGGTAGGTCAGGACAGCTGCCTCTTCTCAGACGTCTGACTCTTTTGCAACTTCCTAGCTGCGCACCCTGGAGAAGGAGATTCCTGAGCCAGAGGAGGCGGACACTATGACCCTGACCCAGGAGTTGGCTGAGCCCATGATGGTGAGAGACACTTGGCCGGGGGGTCGGGGATCTCCCCTAACCCAGCTCCCAATTCCCTGAGGAACAGAATACTCCACCCCGAAATGTCCCTGCTTTGCCTTATCCATAGCTGTGCTACTGAGAGAGTAGAAGGA
This window contains:
- the G6PD gene encoding glucose-6-phosphate 1-dehydrogenase isoform X1 is translated as MGSRASVGPAAERERDLGSGSSNSSTMTLQRELSRSQVCGMMREELCQGKDFLQSDTHIFIIMGASGDLAKKKIYPTIWWLFRDGLLPDDTYVMGYARSKITVADIRKQSQPYFKVEPDEQEKLEEFFARNSYMSGTYDDSTSFRRLNAHLDALHNGDKANRLFYLALPPSVYEHVTRNIKECCMGHGGWNRIIVEKPFGKDLESSNKLSNHIASLFREDQIYRIDHYLGKEMVQNLMVLRFGNRIFGPVWNRDNVACVILTFKEPFGTEGRGGYFDEFGIIRDVMQNHLLQMLCLVAMEKPASTNSDDVRDEKVKVLKCISELQLGNVVLGQYMGNPDGVGEARKSYLDDPTVPTGSNTATFAIAVLYVDNERWDGVPFVLRCGKALNERKAEVRLQFRDVPGDIFHQQCKRNELVIRVQPNEAVYTKMMTKKPGMFFDPEESELDLTYGNRYKDVKLPDAYERLILDVFCGNQMHFVRSDELREAWRIFTPLLHKIESERIKPIPYCYGSRGPPEADELMKRVGFQYEGTYRWVNPHKL